Part of the Vigna unguiculata cultivar IT97K-499-35 chromosome 3, ASM411807v1, whole genome shotgun sequence genome, AGGATCTTAGCTCGACCTAGTTGTAAACTGAAATTGAGCAAAAGTATCTGTAAACAggttttggaagaaaaaaatgggaCGCTGGACATGCAGGCTGCATCAACTTTGGGTACATCTGTACGCTGTGCGGTGTTTAAAGAAGATGTTCATGCCGTTATATTGGATGGAAAAGAAATAGATGTTTCTTTTGACAACTTCCCTTACTATTTAAGGTATACTTCTTCTGTTTGGTATCTATAGTTATGTTGCATAAGAATTTCTAAAGATAAGTTTCTTGTGCCAAcctttttctaaatatttgaatttatccCATGTGTTCAGgcatatttattatttgctttcatttttcatgtttatgttttctaataatatctatatatttagTATGCCAAGGACATAACTTTTGacatgtaatttaaatttatttgctaAGTtacatttgatttttgtttagaATTTTAGATGTTATTGAGTCTTTCAAGTGTTGGTgcttgaaattatttttgttgctCTTCTATTTGATGGATTGTTAATTTGTACTTCATTTATGTTTGCATTCATGCCTTTTTGTAGTGAGAGCACAAAAAATGTCTTGGTGGCTGCTTGCTTTATGCACCTAAGGCATAAAGAACATGAAAAGTTTACTACAGATCTTACAACCATAAACCCTCGTATTCTGCTGTCAGGACCTGCAGGTgtgtaaatattatatattacttttcTCCATCTTTTTCTGTAAGTATTTCTTCCCTTAATAGCAAAATTTTGCTGGTTACAGGGTCAGAAATATATCAAGAGATGTTGGCAAAGGCACTTGCAAAATACTTTGGAGCTAAGCTGCTCATATTTGATAGTCATTTGCTTTTGGGTGTAAGATAAGGCTTCCTTTTTGGGCCGggtttttgaatatttttttgctGAAAACTCTGACAAGAAACTCCATTTGCTGTGTTATCGTAGGGTTTATCTTCCAAGGAAGCTGAGCTACTCAAAGATGGATTAAATACTGAAAAATCTTTCAGCAGCACTAAGCAAAGTCCTACAGCAACAAAAATGACTGGGAGCGCGGATCCACCTGCTACTGAAACAGAGGCACCTAGCTCTTCAAATGCACCATCACTGGGCTTTGACTCTCAACCTAAGTTGGAAACTGATAACATGCCATCCACCTCTGGGACAGCCAAAAGTTGCTTGTTCAAATTAGGTGTGTACTCTTCTACATTTCTTCTGCTTTGCGTTGGTTTTATATGGAGCACAGCTTTTGGTGCAGCATTCATATGTTGGACATGCACACACACATAACATGTATACTCAATCAAAaagttagtttttttaattatttcttttctttttaacctTCATCATGGTTGGGACGTGGCCATTtagaatttattaaataaatgaatagtGCACAGCGGTTCAGTCAGTTTTTTAACTCTTaagcaaattttaataataaaaaaggaaataagaTGCGTGCTTTTGTCATATACATTAATCCATTTGTTCTAACCTTTTCATTGTTCTGaccttttcatttcattttattacatacatatatatgaaTTAATCAAGATATTATCAATATTGAAACTTATATGTATTTATGATGTTATgagtttaaattataaatgcaCTGTCATATGTCAGTGCACGCGCTTTGTACTGTCATCCTAAACTATttgtattttctatatattgTAAATACAGGTGATAGGGTGAAATTTAGCTGTTCATCTTCTTGTGGTGTATATCAAACATCCTCAAGGTAtggatttttagaaaacttagCTGAACTTATTTGCTTCATTGGTGTTTAGTactttattttgcatttcagTGAACTATTGAGCCCAAGCTACCATGAATACTTGTACTGGCCAAAGTAGTGTAATGAAAAGACCTTTATATGTCCAATCAAAGTGTAACTGATGtcctaatttttatatattatcattataatttttattggtgATTTCACATATAGGGGACCATCTAATGGAGGTCGGGGGAAGGTAGTCTTACTATTTGATGATAATCCCTTGTCTAAAATTGGTGTGAGATTTGATAAACCCATACCTGATGGAGTTGATCTTGGTGGTGCTTGTGAGGGAGGTCAAGGTTTTTTCTGCAATGGTAATGCGCTACTCGATACAACTTTTATATCtttagaaattttatattattgtattttgatccatatattaaataaagttgTATCTTGCTAACTTTATATTTCCAGTCACTGATCTTCGCTTGGAAAGTAGCGCTGTAGAAGAATTGGACAAATTACTTATTCATTCTTTGTTTGAGGTTGCCATTTACCCTGCCTTGTAGTATAAGAATGTTCTTTAATAATTTTGGCTTCAATCTTGCAATTACtgatatatattcaattttcttttcagGTTGTTTTTAGTGAGAGTAGAAATGCACCATTCATTTTGTTCATGAAAGATGCTGAGAAGTCTATTGTAGGAAATGGAGATTCATATGCATTTAAAAGCAAGCTTGAAAATCTTCCAAACAATGTGGTCGTAATAGGTTCTCACACTCAAAATGACAGTCGTAAGGAGAAGgtattatatttttggttaaacTAATTTGTACACAATAGGAACCTATATCGCAATTTACATTCAGGTCTCTTcttttaatgtttgtaaatatCTCTGTACCAACTTTTGAATTGAGTCCTTGCCTTTTTTGGATAAACTTGTCTATTATTCACCTTATCCTTTGAAGGAGTTAGTTGAAAATAGCTCTATGTGAGTTAGTGtataagttgattttagctTACGTGAGAAGTTCAATTATACCTTCATATTTTCTTCTACAAGTGTCTTTGAAGATGTTTATCCAAATAGAATCATACCCCATTTTTTTGGATGTTAGGGacccaaaaattttaaatattgttagattttatttataatatcataaaGTAGCAATCAGTGCTTTAGGGATAGGGAGTTCATAGAAAGTGGacttaatcaaaattttgatataagagaaaacaaagaaaagattAGCAAAAAGAGGTTCGTATAGAATAAGAGATTCATTAGGTCAATAAGATGAATCAACATACTAGTAACAAATATTAGCAGTGTGTCCATATCTTAGACAAATCTGACATGGGATGTTAGCAAACTGGCCACCGTGGCCACAACCACCACGACCAAGAAAACCTTGGTTAGAAAAAAGATGAGTGACTGAAATTTCCACATGAATAACTGCAATGATCTTGAAGAGTGAGGATTTGCATATGATTGAGAGTAGTTTACCGAAGGAGGGAAAGTTTTCTTCTGAAACCTGTTGGATTCATGGGCAAGAAGAAGAGCTTCAACTTTTGTTATTGGAGGTATTTCAAACTTACTTTCAACTACATAAACAGCTGGAGCATATTCTTGCAGAAGACCTTCAAAAGAATAGcatcaacatattcatcatatttGATGTGACATCCAATTCCAACAAGTTCACCCGCAATGGACTTGATCTGTCCCAATAACTCACACATAGTTTTGTTTTCAAGAGAGGTGGCATGTAGATCAGTGCGAAGCTGTCTACCAAATAGCTTGGTTTGGGCAAAAAAGTGATCATAAATTTGTTCCTACACTTGATGAGTGGACAGCTCCAAGGACACGAGGCAAGATTGACTTTTAAAGCGTCAATTGAAGCAAAGTAAGCTAGATTTGATTTTGCACTTCTCATTCTTTATAGGCTGGATTTATTATTCCAAAAGCTTGGACATCATAGGAAAGGAAGTGCAGAGGAATCACCGAGTTTACAACAAATTTGTGAAGTCTGTGTTCAACTTGTTTCCAGTGGAGATAATTGGAATCATCGAGTTTTTCATCTATTAGAATTGGGAAAATATTGGAAAGTGAATGGGAAGGAGCTTGAATTTACCTTTGTGGAACAATTTCTAGCTCACGATACCATATCAGAATTTTGATATGGGAGAAAATAGAGATAAAATTAACAGAAAGAGAACTGATAACAGATAACTAGCTAACATCCAGTTGAATAACTGAATTTGTACATTTATATCTCTAATATGCacccatttatataatataatttagccATATTTCTAGATAATGTAGGATCTCCGATACTCCTCTTCTCATGCTAAGGACTGAACATTTCAAGCATAAGACTAAATATGTGTGGATGGTTTGATAATGAGTGACATGATAGACCCAATGTAGCGTTGGTAGAATAGACTCTGACACTATCTTataaagtgaattttaagtctaactcaactttataaaatagacttgtaaagtgaggtttatacctacttatatactataactTGGCCATACCTTTAGTTGATGCATAGGATCTTCTATAGGAATAAGTGCAAGTCATTGAGGCTCTAGGTATGTGTACAAGTTTGAAAATATAGGGACTTGCATGATGTAACctctttttaaaatgaaaagtctACAGTAGTCAGTTCTAAATAGGGGTTTAGAGCAGCTGACCAGAAAAATGGCAGAGGAGGCAGGCTGGAAGACCACTATTATGAAGTTATCTGATGCACATTTCATAATCGATCCTTGCTcactgaaaataaaataaaatgttcaaAATTAGAGATGTGTAATTAGTGATCTAAAGTTGGAATTTTACGCTTGCACATCATATCAACAAAGGTGATGGGCATGATGGAAAATGGCCGTTGAGCAAGTCCTAGAGATGAAAGGAAATAACTATATAGGGACAGAACAGATCAAGGCTGTACTTGTTGGCTTGAAATAGTATTTGATGCAGTGGAAAGTGGCTACGGGCACAAGAGATGACTTGAAACTAAGGAACAGAACAAGACTGCAGAAGTCAGCAGTAGGTGGAAAACTGTCGTcacatatttgaaaataattggaGAATCTTGAAGAATTCTAAAAAAGGGTGGGGGTGGTAACCAGCGAGGTGTTTTTTGGCTCCAGCCATGAAGCATTAGAAGAGTTGAAGGTCAATAGTTTAGTACAATGTACCCTGGAATCCTTTTGTGATGTGATTTGGTTTATGGCATTgttgaaagaataaattaatcagTCTCTAAAAGACCTTTTTGTTGTAGTTGTTGGCTTTCTATTTCTCTTTGCTTTGTATTAGTTGTGAATGACTCGTGTGAAATAAAATGCAATCTGGATTGTTTAtgtatttgatttattgaaTTTACTTACTTCACCGGTTTAGATTTCTTCATAAGtgattatttaattgatatataacttttttctcCTGCAGTCACATCCTGGTGGTTTGCTATTTACAAAATTTGGTAGCAATCAGACTGCCCTTCTTGACTTGGCTTTCCCTGTAATGACTAATATCCTTTTAACTTCTATTACTTATGTTTGGAAGAGGGGAACAGGAATTGCTGACCTATGTTTGTACTTTTGTGTATTACTTTGTACCTGCGACCTAATAATACTATCTTTGAGCTTTCTGAGGAAATAATTGTTATGCCTCTTCAATTTTTTAGGATAGTTTTGGACGATTGCATGACAGAGGGAAGGAGGTTCCAAAACCAAATAGAACTTTGACTAAGCTCTTcccaaataaaattataattcacaTGCCTCAGGTATATACAGTGGTATGTTTGTCATGTATTTTGTTCTCCTTatacattattaataatatattccCTGATATAGGATGAGGCTCTTCTAGCATCTTGGAAGCAGCAACTGGATCGAGACGTTGAAACTCTCAAAATCAAAGGGAATTTACATCACTTGCGTGCAGTGAGTGCCTTGTGTGTTGCttgtgaatttaatttattcagCATAATTGAAGGTCTTTCATATCATCACTTCtgcattttttgtttaaaaaatagagTTGGAGGCAATGATCCTTCATCCTATTATTTCATTGTGGTACTAAACAATTCAAAGTATGATTTATATATGAATGGATGGGATACCAGTTGAACATCCAATAAGAGTAATTTGCCCATGGAAGTTTGTTTCCCTTGCATGTATGACAATCACCACTTTTTAAGGTTTGGAAGACGAGTCCTTGTATAAGTTGTGAAAGGATGCTTGGCGGGTCtggaattttattttgtctGAGGGTTTTACCTTGTCTCTATCTACTCTCTAGCTTGGCCTAGTTTGgccttttaaagttttaattcgTGGTTGGTATTTCActgagttttcttttttgtataaattttataaactagGAAGTTAGTTGGAATCTACTACGGCCTTTACTTGATTCTGTAATTTCTTActtgtatgtgtgtgtatatatatgtgtatatatagtAAAGTTTAGACATCTGATTAATTTGGTCTGTTTTAGTGGAAGTTTTCCAATAACTGCTATAATTTCCTAAggttcattttttatgaattcagGTTTAGTAGAAAGTCAAGTAcattcattaaattattttgtttgaataaGGGTGCATAATAGTGTTACTTGACACAGATGTTGAAACGGAGTCATAAATTCGTACTACTTTCAATGTTAATTCTTATTGTTCAGAGTTGCTGTTCtgatgttttaaattttcagtAATCACAGctaactcattttatttataggTTTTGGGACGATGTGGAATGGAATGTGAAGGACTTGAGACGTTGTGCATTAAGGATCAGACACTTACAAATGAAAGTATGTTCTAAGCATTCGGTGCTTTTGGATTTTTCTATAGGCTCTCTCCTATATCATTGTTTGCCACATTGCAGATGCAGAGAAGATAATTGGTTGGGCTTTAAGTCACCACCTCATGCAGAATTCAGAAGCTAAGCCTGATTCGAAGCTTGTATTGTCATGTGAGAGGTAATTGCTAGTTGACACTGATTGTgatttgatatattatatttggtTAATTGTATTTTACAATTGTGATATTGTATTACTCCAGCATTCAGTATGGAATTGGGATCTTGCAGTCCGTCCAGAATGAGTCGAAGAGCCTGAAGAAATCTCTTAAGGTGATTGTTTGGGCTTGCTTGTGATGTAGACGTCATACAAGTTATTCTGTTGGTAGAGTTCATAAACACTATTCTAAAATCAAGTTGATTGTTCAGGATGTTGTAAcagaaaatgaatttgaaaagaGGCTTCTGGCTGACGTTATTCCTCCTAGTGACATTGATGTTACATTTGATGATATTGGAGCGCTTGAAAAGGTCAAGGATACATTGAAAGAGTTGGTGATGCTTCCTTTACAGCGACCTGAGCTTTTTTGCAAGGGGCAATTAACCAAGGTTCACTTCCTTTATAGattgagatttattttattgtttaaagatTTATACTTCTTCTCTTTACTTTGGTTGACATCTATGTTGATTTGATTGgttgattgattttgtgatgttttatttttcattaatcttTTAGTGTCCTTCCTCTGTCCCCACTCTAAAAGTGAGTGAGGAAAACGAAGGAAGTGGAATCAGTTGCCGtgtattaattatgtttgattGGCATATTTGACATCTAGGTTGTCAAATTAATATCTGATATTGACCTCTGCATTCTGCAGGATATGCAACTTATTTCTTGattgaaaaattcaattaattgtgaAAAGCTAAAAGCAACTGTGATagtttttttttgagaaaagtTGGAGTTTTCTTTTCcataatcaataaatatttctttttggcATTACgacaattaaataaaacatataattttgatGATCATCTAACTGACTATCAAAATATTATCCATTCTGCTATCTCAGCTCTGAATTACCTTTTGTGCAGCCATGCAAAGGTATCCTATTGTTTGGTCCTCCTGGAACGGGTAAAACAATGCTCGCAAAAGCAATTGCTACTGAAGCTGGTGCAAACTTCATTAACATTTCTATGTCAAGTATTACATCTAAGGTTAAATTTGTACCCACCTTTATTGTATTTTGATCTCACCTTTATCAGTTTGTTGGGCATATCATCTCACGTtcttgctctttttttttttttttgcttcagTGGTTTGGTGAGGGTGAGAAATATGTGAAAGCTGTTTTCTCTTTGGCGAGTAAAATTTCTCCTAGTGTTATATTTGTTGATGAGGTAAGTCTTTTAACTAAAGTGTCTTACTTTGTATTGATTCATCGGATGTAGCTTTTAATAGCCTTGTTTCAGGTTGACAGCATGTTGGGTCGGAGGGAAAACCCAGGGGAGCATGAGGCCATGCGAAAGATGAAAAATGAATTCATGGTAAATTGGGATGGCTTACGTACGAAGGAAACAGAGAGAGTTCTTGTGCTGGCAGCCACTAACAGGCCTTTTGACCTAGATGAAGCTGTTATAAGGAGAATGCCAAGAAGGTAAATAACTTATTTAGTTGTGTTTCGACTCCCCTTTCCATTGTTTTGTTAACTTGAGAGGAGACCTAGcataatatgttttttgttttaaatgcAGATTGATGGTAAATTTACCAGATGCTCCTAATAGAGCAAAAATATTGAAAGTCATACTGGCCAAAGAGGAATTGTCTCCTGATGTTGATTTGGATGCAGTTGCTACTATGACAGATGGATATTCCGGAAGTGATCTTAAGGTAGCTGGTGTTATTTTTCTAGTTACCTTATTCTTTAGAAATTAATCGATAAGTAAGTACCTAAACATCGGGGAAAAGAACCAAATACTTGATATACATCGATCATCATCCCATACTTGTTGGACTTAGACACTCAACTATACCCAAATTCCTGTCACTAATGTTTCAACTTTTAGTCGATATTTAATTCTTGCTCTTGTACTGCAGAATCTATGTGTTACGGCAGCACATCGGCCTATTAAAGAgatattagaaaaagaaaaaaaggtacGAGTCTTCTATATGCTGGTGTTGTGCTTGGTATCTATGGGTTGAATGCACGAATCATTCCGTAAAGTCTACATGCTATTTATATATGGTACATAAAATTATGACCTTAGTGATTTCTTGATGATCTTGGATTTTGAATGACAGGACCGCGTTACTGCACTAGCAGAAGGCCAACCAGCTCCAGCGTTATGTAGCAGTGGGGACGTCAGATCATTAAACATGGAGGACTTCAAATATGCTCATCAACAGGTATGAAATGAAATTCCATTTATGCAAAACCCTCTCCCGAACTGAGTTATCCCACCTTTTGGTAATACATTACTTTGTACGCAGGTTTGTGCAAGTGTTTCTTCTGAATCAGTAAACATGACTGAGCTTTTACAATGGAATGAACTATATGGAGAAGGGGGTTCAAGAGTAAAGAAAGCACTCAGCTATTTCATGTGAATTTTTCTTGGCCCCCACACCCGGTGCTGCCTCCATCTCATGAAGCCTGCATTTATTGTTTGCCGATTTTAATGGCTTCCCAGGGGTTTGCTGTTGAGCCATTTCGTTTGTAAAATGAAATAtagaattttattaaagaagTAATTTTAGTACATTTGGGATGATGAGTTTTGGAAGTAGGGAAGAGCCTTCCAGAATTTTGGTCTGTTCCGCTACTTTTGTTGTGTTCCTCATCCCAAAggaacatgtttttatttttattttttcaagttaTAAAAGTTCTACTAGATGAAATAGCCAGGGTGTCTTGTGCATAGTAAGTATTTAGATCCGCTCTCTATCTATctgttttattacttttatgtaCATAGCAGACGTGTTAGTGCCCTCTCTAATTCATTCCTTCGGGATGCTTAGCCATTGAAGAATTTTATTTGGATTCTGCAATCATCAAATGTTTACAGCGTACGACTTTTAATAGAATGCTCTAGGAAATCAGTCATTTCAGACcaattattacattaatttttatttatttattttaatttcaagcCGAATCAATCCAGTTATTAGTACCAAATCGAAACAATCAAtcaaatgaatacaaatgtaACTTTTGGATcaaaccaatttataaactaaatttttgcgtccattttttttatttcttatgattttttatGTGGTTAAATGTTTAACTCATATCTGATAAAGCAATTAATGATGTCAAAAGTCTAATAgttgaaaaaaaagtattttaaataaaaaattagtactAAACTAATTTTACTTATCtttaatatacaatttaaagtttatataaaataaatgatagaAAGAGACAAgaatgtgaaaaatatttattttgtagcgCATGATTGTTAGGTAATGTATTCAGTTTGGTTTTAATAGATTTAGTTAAGTTCATTTTGATCgattgttattaaattttagtcAAATCAATTCAGTCACAAAGcgtaattattagtattttgttATTTGGTGAAGTTGAACTCAGAATCATTCCTTTCCAAATTCTTCAAACAAACCTTTTGTGCTAAGGTTTCCTATATGCTTAATATTCTTTATAGTTATGTTAACACAATTTTCTTTTGTGACATAAAAGAATAGTTTGAGGGTCATAAAATCTTTGTTCAAGTTAAGGTTCTGAGAAAACATGCACCTCCTTTTCGACATAGAAAAGATTACTCATCCAAATTTTTGTAATTGGGTGACACTAAACCAGGGAATCCATTATCATATAATAGCCTAGGCATTTGAGATTTTACCAAATTGATGAATGAGATGAACATGTGGTTGTTGATTTCCATGGTTAATAAGGCAAAGAATGAGAATAGAGTAGCTATAGCTAAATAGACCATGCATATGCAAATACAACTAAAAGTTTGAGAATATTTAGGTTGATtagaattaacaaaaataacgtGAAAAAGAAATAGTTTAAAAGACAACTGATGATGAGTTTATGGTTTGTTTATTGGCATAAGTGACTTGGAGAGAGGTCTTAACAAGATTTAAGGCTGAAAATGAAGTTGTTGGAGAAATTGGTGAAGGTATTGCATCCATTACATTAGGATAAGTCAATAGTAGCTAAATGGAGGACACATCAAATTAGGCAATGTGATGTTGGAAAGAATTGTGAAATGCTAACAGTGGCACATAAAACATGGTTGGCACAACAAGACAAATTCATCAAAGTATgactttgaaaatttaaatgtgaatttgaagGAAGTACTAGAAGAAAGTCTTACGAAAAGTAACTTCACAAGAGAAATTGAAGACATATTGTTATCAACGCCATAGATGGATTTGTATAATCCATGTTAATCTCAACCCATCCTTTTTGGTGGAACTAGTGCATCTTGAgtcacaaaaggaaaaaatccATATGGTGGATTtgatacataaataatttgaaaaactgACGAGATTATATAAAATAGTTAACACCTTAGGGGTGAGAGAAATTATCATAAGTGGCATAGCACAAATGTGATGCGATAAAGAGATAGGTTTTGACAACTAAAAAACTACATGATTTTTATTAGGTCTATAGAGGAGATTTCACCTCAAGAACccaggctctgataccacttatTAGATCTATAGAGGGGGTTTCATTGGAGagaaacaacaccaatgagacctgagtccaaccacataagacattaaCATCACTCTCAACCAAAAACCTTAAGACGATGAGTTTAtgtatctttattattatatagtattttactttctcatttttactcaatgtaggacttagactcacactttaattttcaacaattttatgaataaaCAAGTTAACATTATAAGGTATAACTCAATTGAACAATATCGTAGACTAATATATGAGAAATGATAGTATGGACATACTTATAAGATGAACAAGTCTTCAATGTTATGGGTTTCTATGCAATAATCAATTACATATAATGTGACTATTCAAGATGTCAATACATCTTAAGATTAAATCCTCCATTAGAGTTTTTGGactgaaattgatttttattaaattaacttCCATCAATTTGTAGTGTAATCTTATGTATGTTCTAGTAATTACCATGTAACTTTAATAAGATAACTAGGTCTGTTTTTAGTTAAGGTAATGAAAACTTATGCataccttttatttttatggtaaaagttgttgtatgttttattatgtattaGTTGTTGGTGCTTAACCgtgtgattttttattaaattacaatCTCGATATTTTTAggtaataaataatgatatcaTTATCAAAAggtaaaagataaataaaaggcaaggaaaaatatgtaaataaattccATATAAGTCAATAATGTTCATCCTCCAAAAGTTCCCAATATGAAGCATATTTTAAACTATAGTTGTTACTTTAGTAGGAGAGATAAATTGATGAAATATACAACTGAATTTTTATGAAGACAAATTGTCCACTTGAAAATAATTgacttctcttttttttttcttcatc contains:
- the LOC114177392 gene encoding uncharacterized protein LOC114177392 isoform X1, coding for MVSTRRSGSLSANNSKRSSSSENKPPSPKRQKVDNGGSSEKPVPKPVPTPAENSKDLRSLEPVPDPGECGSADVQIAGGGSADGVSSGKVDATPAVPVTAPIADAACPSFSSWSVYQKQIPNIEGGPWCRFLSQSAQNPNVAVCIPNFTIGSNRSCNFALKDQTISGNLCKIKHTQRDGSAVAVLESTGSKGSVLVNGTHVKKNTSCVLNSGDEVVFGVLGNHSYIFQQLNTEVAIRGAEVPSGVGKYLQLERKSGDPSAVAGASILASLSIKQDLTRWKSPTHTSSKPHLGTDVSSHPIHDSTEIELDASESTPNHTDKAEDAQTNEKNSTMDCNPDAGAEAGNVKLSGVNDFLRPFFRILARPSCKLKLSKSICKQVLEEKNGTLDMQAASTLGTSVRCAVFKEDVHAVILDGKEIDVSFDNFPYYLSESTKNVLVAACFMHLRHKEHEKFTTDLTTINPRILLSGPAGSEIYQEMLAKALAKYFGAKLLIFDSHLLLGGLSSKEAELLKDGLNTEKSFSSTKQSPTATKMTGSADPPATETEAPSSSNAPSLGFDSQPKLETDNMPSTSGTAKSCLFKLGDRVKFSCSSSCGVYQTSSRGPSNGGRGKVVLLFDDNPLSKIGVRFDKPIPDGVDLGGACEGGQGFFCNVTDLRLESSAVEELDKLLIHSLFEVVFSESRNAPFILFMKDAEKSIVGNGDSYAFKSKLENLPNNVVVIGSHTQNDSRKEKSHPGGLLFTKFGSNQTALLDLAFPDSFGRLHDRGKEVPKPNRTLTKLFPNKIIIHMPQDEALLASWKQQLDRDVETLKIKGNLHHLRAVLGRCGMECEGLETLCIKDQTLTNENAEKIIGWALSHHLMQNSEAKPDSKLVLSCESIQYGIGILQSVQNESKSLKKSLKDVVTENEFEKRLLADVIPPSDIDVTFDDIGALEKVKDTLKELVMLPLQRPELFCKGQLTKPCKGILLFGPPGTGKTMLAKAIATEAGANFINISMSSITSKWFGEGEKYVKAVFSLASKISPSVIFVDEVDSMLGRRENPGEHEAMRKMKNEFMVNWDGLRTKETERVLVLAATNRPFDLDEAVIRRMPRRLMVNLPDAPNRAKILKVILAKEELSPDVDLDAVATMTDGYSGSDLKNLCVTAAHRPIKEILEKEKKDRVTALAEGQPAPALCSSGDVRSLNMEDFKYAHQQVCASVSSESVNMTELLQWNELYGEGGSRVKKALSYFM
- the LOC114177392 gene encoding uncharacterized protein LOC114177392 isoform X2, with protein sequence MVSTRRSGSLSANNSKRSSSSENKPPSPKRQKVDNGGSSEKPVPKPVPTPAENSKDLRSLEPVPDPGECGSADVQIAGGGSADGVSSGKVDATPAVPVTAPIADAACPSFSSWSVYQKQIPNIEGGPWCRFLSQSAQNPNVAVCIPNFTIGSNRSCNFALKDQTISGNLCKIKHTQRDGSAVAVLESTGSKGSVLVNGTHVKKNTSCVLNSGDEVVFGVLGNHSYIFQQLNTEVAIRGAEVPSGVGKYLQLERKSGDPSAVAGASILASLSIKQDLTRWKSPTHTSSKPHLGTDVSSHPIHDSTEIELDASESTPNHTDKAEDAQTNEKNSTMDCNPDAGAEAGNVLEEKNGTLDMQAASTLGTSVRCAVFKEDVHAVILDGKEIDVSFDNFPYYLSESTKNVLVAACFMHLRHKEHEKFTTDLTTINPRILLSGPAGSEIYQEMLAKALAKYFGAKLLIFDSHLLLGGLSSKEAELLKDGLNTEKSFSSTKQSPTATKMTGSADPPATETEAPSSSNAPSLGFDSQPKLETDNMPSTSGTAKSCLFKLGDRVKFSCSSSCGVYQTSSRGPSNGGRGKVVLLFDDNPLSKIGVRFDKPIPDGVDLGGACEGGQGFFCNVTDLRLESSAVEELDKLLIHSLFEVVFSESRNAPFILFMKDAEKSIVGNGDSYAFKSKLENLPNNVVVIGSHTQNDSRKEKSHPGGLLFTKFGSNQTALLDLAFPDSFGRLHDRGKEVPKPNRTLTKLFPNKIIIHMPQDEALLASWKQQLDRDVETLKIKGNLHHLRAVLGRCGMECEGLETLCIKDQTLTNENAEKIIGWALSHHLMQNSEAKPDSKLVLSCESIQYGIGILQSVQNESKSLKKSLKDVVTENEFEKRLLADVIPPSDIDVTFDDIGALEKVKDTLKELVMLPLQRPELFCKGQLTKPCKGILLFGPPGTGKTMLAKAIATEAGANFINISMSSITSKWFGEGEKYVKAVFSLASKISPSVIFVDEVDSMLGRRENPGEHEAMRKMKNEFMVNWDGLRTKETERVLVLAATNRPFDLDEAVIRRMPRRLMVNLPDAPNRAKILKVILAKEELSPDVDLDAVATMTDGYSGSDLKNLCVTAAHRPIKEILEKEKKDRVTALAEGQPAPALCSSGDVRSLNMEDFKYAHQQVCASVSSESVNMTELLQWNELYGEGGSRVKKALSYFM